A single window of Suricata suricatta isolate VVHF042 unplaced genomic scaffold, meerkat_22Aug2017_6uvM2_HiC HiC_scaffold_32290, whole genome shotgun sequence DNA harbors:
- the LOC115284999 gene encoding late cornified envelope protein 3D-like: MSCQQSQQQCQPPAKCPPSPKCPPKSPAQCAPPAPAGCAPGSGGSCGPSSGGGCCLSHRRRHGSHGCRRHSSDSCEGGSGLQAGGSGCGHGSGGGC; encoded by the coding sequence ATGTCCTGCCAGCAGAGCCAGCAGCAGTGCCAGCCCCCTGCCAAGTGCCCGCCGTCGCCCAAGTGCCCCCCGAAGAGCCCCGCACAGTGTGCGCCCCCAGCCCCCGCTGGCTGTGCTCCAGGCTCCGGGGGCAgctgtgggcccagctctgggggcGGCTGCTGCCTGAGCCACCGCAGGCGCCACGGGTCCCACGGCTGCCGGCGCCACAGCTCCGACTCCTGTGAGGGTGGCAGTGGGCTGCAGGCCGGGGGTTCAGGGTGTGGCC